In the genome of Rhodamnia argentea isolate NSW1041297 chromosome 3, ASM2092103v1, whole genome shotgun sequence, one region contains:
- the LOC115730857 gene encoding protein lap1-like — MGQLESLRELLLDSTSIEEIPEWRKMEKLEILSLVECNALKKFDFLGTAGELSLVGNHLIQLPKSIENFNSLIELDISGSGIRELPDSIRYMKNLKVLKMRQSFLRKLPIAIVMLEKLEQLEAGVFPRGEVPVNIGKLPFLSKLVLAYTEISALPQLPESPITLDFHTPSMETMSDLSNLLNLRVLKWHVRFKNPLQLESAPSSWGIGRLRMLETLDLYCPDIDSLPSDLVLLSQLKELNLWCSNLQCLPRLPTNLSCLRLKFCKSMKTTNDMSNLKALSHLYIGLCDKLTEIEGLEGLENLRTLMLVRLPSLAKLPDLTNLKKLKKIFLSFCTELFEIPDCPDSLEILEIHNCFKLQKLPDPSSSKNLKVSVRQEWEWA; from the coding sequence ATGGGGCAGCTAGAATCTTTAAGGGAACTTCTTTTGGACTCTACATCTATAGAAGAGATCCCTGAATGGAGAAAGATGGAGAAACTGGAAATTCTCAGCTTGGTTGAATGTAATGCActgaaaaaatttgattttctcgGTACCGCAGGAGAGCTTTCACTAGTGGGAAACCATTTGATTCAACTGCCTAAGTCGATCGAAAATTTCAACTCATTGATTGAGTTAGATATATCGGGTTCCGGTATTAGGGAGTTACCAGATTCAATTAGGTAcatgaagaatttgaaagtgCTAAAGATGCGCCAAAGCTTCCTAAGAAAGCTACCTATCGCCATTGTAATGTTGGAGAAGCTCGAACAGCTAGAGGCAGGGGTTTTTCCAAGAGGAGAAGTTCCCGTTAATATTGGGAAGCTACCATTTTTAAGTAAATTGGTGTTAGCGTACACAGAAATTTCAGCCTTGCCTCAGCTTCCAGAAAGTCCAATCACTCTAGACTTTCATACACCTTCAATGGAGACAATGTCGGACCTCTCGAACCTATTGAATTTGAGAGTTTTGAAGTGGCATGTAAGATTCAAGAATCCTTTACAACTTGAATCAGCTCCAAGTTCTTGGGGGATTGGAAGATTACGCATGCTTGAGACCTTGGACTTGTATTGCCCTGACATCGACTCCTTACCTTCCGATCTTGTTCTCCTTTCTCAGCTGAAGGAACTCAATCTCTGGTGCTCTAATTTGCAATGCCTACCAAGGCTTCCGACAAATTTGTCATGCTTACGTCTCAAATTTTGCAAAAGCATGAAAACAACGAATGACATGTCCAACTTGAAAGCATTATCACACCTGTACATAGGTTTATGTGACAAGCTAACAGAGATTGAAGGCCTTGAAGGTTTGGAGAACCTGAGAACACTAATGCTCGTCAGACTTCCATCATTGGCAAAGTTGCCTGATCTGACTAACTTGAAGAAGCTTAAGAAGATTTTTCTAAGCTTTTGTACTGAGCTGTTTGAGATTCCAGATTGTCCGGATTCGTTGGAGATACTTGAGATTCACAACTGTTTTAAATTACAAAAGCTGCCCGATCCATCAAGCTCCAAGAATCTGAAAGTTTCGGTTCGACAGGAATGGGAATGGGCTTGA